GAGTCCGCTGGGCATTACGCGTGAAGACGTTGAGCAAATCATCAAGAATGTACTTTCCGACATGCAGGTAAATACATAACCCGAGGAGGACATGCAAATGGCAGGAGAAATGGCAGCTCTAGGTATGGTGGAAACGAAGGGTTTGGTAGGTTCTATTGAAGCAGCGGATGCGATGGTGAAGGCCGCCAATGTGAGATTGGTCGGGAAGGTTCATGTTGGCGGAGGCTTGGTTACTGTCATGGTACGTGGGGATGTTGGTGCTGTCAAAGCGGCCACGGATGCCGGTGCAGCAGCTGCGGAGAAGGTGGGAGAGCTGGTATCTGTCCACGTCATCCCGCGTCCGCACTCCGACATTGAGTTCATTCTTCCTAAGCTTGAAGGATAAATACGTCTATGGCGCTTATTACGGAAACGCATCTGCGTACGCAGCTGGTGAAAGGTATTCCCAATCCATATTTGCTAAAAGAGGGGGATAGGCTGACGCCGGCGGCCGCTGATTTTCTAAAAGATCGGGGCATC
Above is a genomic segment from Paenibacillus sp. HWE-109 containing:
- the eutM gene encoding ethanolamine utilization microcompartment protein EutM gives rise to the protein MAGEMAALGMVETKGLVGSIEAADAMVKAANVRLVGKVHVGGGLVTVMVRGDVGAVKAATDAGAAAAEKVGELVSVHVIPRPHSDIEFILPKLEG